In Campylobacter concisus, the sequence TTGCTCTTTTATAGATTCACTCATTTCATTGATTGATTGAGCTAGTACGTTTGTATTTGCTTCGATCTCTGTTAGAGATTTTTGAGTTCTCTCTGCTAGTTTTCTAACTTCATCTGCAACAACCGCAAAGCCTCTACCATGTTCTCCTGCACGTGCTGCCTCGATCGCGGCATTAAGAGCTAGTAAATTTGTTTGATCAGCTATATCTCTAATAATAGTTATGATGTTTTTGATCTCATCACTTTGTCTAATAACATCAGATGTTTTTTGAGATATTGCATTCATTGAGCTTGACATTTGCTCTACTGCAGCAGCAGACTCTTGAAGTGAGCTTGCTTGTACATTTGCACCTTGAGTTAGTTCTTTCATTGACTGACTTAAAGACTCAGCCTTTTCTTCTAGCACATGAGCTTGATCTAAATTTGCTCTTAACATCTTGGCTATCTCTTCACCAAGGGCATTTATACCAACCGCCATTTTGCCATCATCTTCAAGCCTTTTAGTAAAGTCTTGTTTTTTAAAGCTTTCTAGTAGATTTAACACGTCATCACCATTTTCTGCAATAGCATGTTTTAGTGCGATTTGTAAGTCTTTGAAAGTTTGTTTTAGCTGGCTAAGTGCAGGATTTGAAGTATCTGCGTTAAGCTGAGCTACGTAGTTACCTTTGCCAATTTGATTTACAAAAGTATTTGCTTCTTTAATGAAATTATTTTGCTCAGATAAATTTGCCTCGATTTGTTTGATATTCTCATTTATCAGTGCACTCATCTGTCCGATCTCGTCGCTACCACTACGATCTAAAAATTCAGCCTTATTAGATTTATAATTTAAGAAGTCAAAAAATCTAACTAAGCCATTTTTAGTCTGATCTATGCCAGAGATCAGGTTTTTACCTATTAATGTAGATATTAGCAACATAAGCAAAATACAAATCGCAATTACAATAGAACTTATAATAAGTTCGGTATTTGCATCACCCTTAATACGTATTGCATCTTTTTGCATATTATCAAGTAGTTTAAGCTCAAGCTCTCTCAATGCTTCTATTGAAATGCTTATCTTTGAAAACCAACTCGCTGCATCATAAGATACATCTTCAGTGGCAACTACATTTTTAATAATATTCATCGCATCTATAAAATCAGCCTTTTTTCTAGCGATGGCATCAAATTCATCACTAAATTCTTTTGGGTTGTAATCGTCAAAATCCTGCATAAATTTATTTATAACGCTATTTAGTGCAACTACTTTATTGTAGTCCTCTTTGCTTATGCTCTTTTTAGTAAAAACCCCATTTAAAGTAGCACGCAAAATACCAAGAGACTCTTTTATCTCACCAACAATAATGATACGCTTTAGATCATCTACCAAGCTAGGCTCGAGCTTATCACTATATCCATTTATAGCAATGACCTCTTTTCTTAAAATTTTTGTTATACGACTAATTAGGTCATTGCCACTTTTTTGATCTACATTTGAGCGGATACTATTTATCTCTGAAACTATTTCATTTTTCTCCTCAAGCTTATCAAGCGCAGCATCTACTTTTTTACGTTGCTCTAATAAATTTTTATTATCCCCTCCTGCTAACACACCTGAACTAAATCCGCGTTCTTTTTGCATCTCATGGATAAAATTATTTTGACTTATTATTGTATCCACGATTTTCTCACTAAACTCTGCTTTTGAGCGAGTTTTTAAGATACCATTTAGCATGTATGCACTCATGATACCAAGGCCAATAAGACTGACGATAACTATCGCCATAATCTTAGATTTAATACCTAGATTATTCATTTTCTCTCCTTTTAGTTTTTTTAAATATCTGCTTCAAAAAATAAAGCCATACGACTTTAATACTTAAAATTTATCAACCAAAAAATGCTTTTGGTTATTTTTATAAAAAATATTGATTAACGCATTTATGTAAAATTTTAATTTATATTTAGCTTTATTAAATAGTAGGAATTTTTTAACAAAATTGTGATACATGCAAATAGAAAATAGCACATTTAAAATAAATGCCGTTCTCATCCTGAGAAGCTTCATTTTTTCTCCTTGAAAATAATTAAGTCATTTTATTAATTTTACTTTTAAAAGATGTTAAATTTTAAAAATTAGAAAAAAGTGAGTTTTTGCAGAGAATTCCTGCTTCTCTGCAAATTTTGTATTTAGATTTATTTCTTTAATCCATATTTATCTAGCATTTTGTCAAATTCGCCAGATTTTTGCAGCTCATCGATCGCTGCGTCTATCTTCTTGATAAGCTCAGTGTGTTTGCCTTTATCAAACGCCATTGCAAATCCTTCCGTGCCATCAGGAACTCTTAAAAATTCTTCTAAATCTGGATTTTGTTTTAAATACTCAACCCCTATCGGACTATCAGTTAGTACAACGTCGATTTTACCAGCGTTTAGTGACATGATGGCAGCTGCTACATTTTCAGCAGGTATCGACTTAGTGGTTATGCTTTTGGCTGCTTCTTCTTGAAGTGTGCCAACTTGAGCTGAAATTTTCTTATCCTTAAGGTTGTCTTTATTTACATCTGAGCCTTTTTTGCGGATAAATAAATTCTCTGAAAAATAATATGGCTTAGTGAAATCAACCGATTTTCTTCTCTCATCAGTTGCACTCATTCCGCTTATAGCAATATCGATTTTACCGGTTTTTAATGCTGATATCAGTCCATCAAAGCTCATATTTGCAACATCAAATTTTATCCCAGTTTTTTTGGTGATCTCGTCTAATAAATCTATCTCAAAGCCAATAATTTTATTGTTTTCATCAAGATATTCAAAAGGTGGATAATCAGCGCTCGAGCCAACTTTATAAACTACATTTTTAGTAACTTCTTCGGCATTATTTGCTGTATTTTTTTTATTAGCGTCATCGCTACAACCTAGTAAAAATAAAACCGAGCTTGCCATCAAAAATTTTAAAATTTTACTCATTTTCTACTCCTTTAATGATTTAAAATTTTGCCTAAAAACTCTTTTAAACGCTCATGTTGTGGATTTGTAAAGACATTTTTCGGTGTATCATCAACTGCGATTTTGCCTTTATCCATAAAGAAAATTCTATTTGCCACATTTCTTGCAAAGCCCATCTCATGGGTCACCACAAGCATCGTTATGCCCCTTGCGGCAACATCTTTCATAATATCAAGCACCTCTCCGATCATCTCAGGATCAAGCGCACTTGTCGGCTCGTCAAAAAGTATCACTTCTGGCTCCATCGCTAGGCTTCTAGCGATCGCAATACGTTGTTTCTGTCCGCCTGAAAGCTTGTGTGGATAGGCGAATTTCTTATCGCTTAGTCCAACACTTTTTAGCAACTCATCAGCTCTTTTTTCTGCACTTTCTTTATCCAAAATCCCAGCTTTTATTGGAGCTAGGGTTAAATTTTGCAAGACGTTTTTATTTGCAAAAAGATTAAAGTGCTGAAAAACCATGCTCACTTTTTGGCGAATTTTATTTATATCTGATTTTTTATCTAAAATATCTTCGCCATTTATCTTTATGTGCCCGCTATCTGGCTCCTCAAGGCGGTTTAAACAACGTAAAAACGTACTTTTACCGCCACCGCTTGGACCAATTATCGCTATAACTTCACCTTTTTTTATATCTACACTAATATCATTTAAAACTCGCAAATCGCCATAACTTTTGTTTAAATTTTTAATCTCAATCATGGCGGTTTAATCTCCTCTCAAGTAGTTTTGTCAAAAGTGTAAAAAATTTAACACTCACATAATAGACAATGCCTGTAAAAATGACTGGCTCTGGACTATAAAAGACCGCTTGCAAGCTCTTACTTTGCATCGTAATATCAACGACACTTATATAACCCACGACTGATGTCTCTTTAAATAACGATATAAACTCATTTGCAAGAGCTGGCAAGATATTTTTTGTAGCTTGTGGAAAAACTATCTCGCGCATCGAAACATAGTAGTTTAGGCCCATCGCACGAGCCGCTTCCATTTGTCCTTTATCCACGCTGTTTATGCCACTTCGCACGATCTCGGCCACATAAGCAGAGCTATTTAGTCCAAGTGCGATGAGAGCTACATAAAAATTATCACTCCATGTTGCAAAAATGACAACTGAAAATATTAAAAGTTGAAGTATTACAGGTGTTCCACGTAAGATATCGATATATTCATCAATTATAAAATTTAAGACTTTGATATTTAAAAATTTAATAAACGCCAAGGTAAATCCAAGTGTTATGCCTATGGCAATACCACCTATCGTAAGTCCTAAAGTCACTCCGTAACTTTTGATATAAGCGATCTCTTGAGCCTCACTAAGATCTCTTGGATAGAAAAAATATGCTCCAAGTGAAACGATAATTATAAAAAATAGAAATTTAGCTAAATTTTGAGCCTTCAACTTCGTCCTTCTCTTTAAAATATGGCTTTAAATAATACGAAAAAATTTATATCATTTTGCTTAAAAGCGTTTAAGGATCGGCGCCGAATGTTGTAATTTAAAAAAATTTATATTAACATAAGCCATTTATCTTAATTTGAAAGGAAATTTATGAGCTTTGGGTCTTATTTAGCCATCGCCATCTATTTTGGCTTTTTGCTCTTTATCGGACGATATTTCTACGATAAAAATGCAAGTATGAACGAGTATCTGCTAGATAACCGTCGAATGGGTCCAGTGGTTACTGCACTTAGTGCTGGTGCTTCTGATATGAGTGGTTGGATGCTACTTGGCGTGCCCGGAGCCTTATACGCAACTGGCATAGCAAATGTGTGGATGATAATCGGTCTTATCATTGGAGCTTACTGCAACTATCTATTTTTAGCAAAGAGGCTTAGAATTTATACTGAGGTTGCGAGTGATAGCATCACGATACCAGATTTTTTAGAAAATCGCTTTAAAGATAGGACTAAAATTTTAAGAATCATCTCTGGTCTTATCATTTTGATCTTTTTCACACTTTATGTAAGTAGTGGCATCATCGCTGGTGGCAAGACTTTCGAGAGCTTTTTTGGTTTAAAATTTGCCTACGGAGCAGTCTTTACGCTTGTTATTGTAGTCTTTTACACATTTTTTGGTGGATTTAAAGCAGTTAGTATAACTGACGCATTTCAGGGACTTTTGATGTTTTGTGTCCTAGTCTCGATCCCAGTCGTAGCATATCTAAATTTAGACTTGCCAAGCGATACAAATTTACTAAAAGAGATAAGCAAGCTTGATACAAATCACCTAAATCCATTTAGAGATCAAACTTTTTGGGGAATTTTAGGACTTATGGCTTGGGGATTTGGCTATTTTGGACAGCCACACATCATTGTTAGATTTATGGCGATACGCGATTCAAAAGAGCTTGCCAAAGCAAGAAGAATAGGCATTGGTTGGATGAGCATTGGGTTGCTTGGTGCGATTATGAGCGGACTTATTGGCTTTGTCTACTTTAGTCAAAGGGGCGGGCTTAGTGATCCTGAGACGGTGTTTTTAAAGCTTGGCGAGCTACTTTTCCCACCATTTTTTATAGGCATTATCATCTCAGCTGTGCTTTCAGCGATCATGAGTACTATCTCAAGTCAGCTTTTAGTTACGTCTAGCTCGGTAACAAAGGACTTTATCTTTGCATTCTATAAAAAAGAGATTAGTCAAAATACACAAACAGCGATCAGTCGCTATGCTGTCGTAGTAGTGGCCATAGTTGCTACTATACTTGCCTTTATCTCAACAGACAATGTCCTAAACGTCGTTGGCAACGCTTGGGCTGGATTTGGTGCGAGCTTTGGACCAGTGCTACTTTTTAGCCTCTACTGGAAGCGCATGAGTGCACTTGGAGCATTAGCCGGTATGATAGCTGGAGGTGCGACCGTAATATTTTGGATCACTTCAGGGCTAAACGTTTATGTTTATGAAATTTTACCTGGCATCATAGCTTCTTGTATAGCGATCATTAGCGTAAGTATCTGGGGCGATGCGATAAATAAAATGACGAGCGAACCTCACGAGCAAGTTATAAAAGATGAATTTGAAAAGATGAAAACAAGGCTTTAAGCCTTATCTTATAAGAAATTCCTAGTATCTTGTACTAGGAATTTCTGCTAATTCTCTCTTAAAGTTTTAATCCCTT encodes:
- a CDS encoding transporter substrate-binding domain-containing protein, which translates into the protein MSKILKFLMASSVLFLLGCSDDANKKNTANNAEEVTKNVVYKVGSSADYPPFEYLDENNKIIGFEIDLLDEITKKTGIKFDVANMSFDGLISALKTGKIDIAISGMSATDERRKSVDFTKPYYFSENLFIRKKGSDVNKDNLKDKKISAQVGTLQEEAAKSITTKSIPAENVAAAIMSLNAGKIDVVLTDSPIGVEYLKQNPDLEEFLRVPDGTEGFAMAFDKGKHTELIKKIDAAIDELQKSGEFDKMLDKYGLKK
- a CDS encoding amino acid ABC transporter ATP-binding protein — protein: MIEIKNLNKSYGDLRVLNDISVDIKKGEVIAIIGPSGGGKSTFLRCLNRLEEPDSGHIKINGEDILDKKSDINKIRQKVSMVFQHFNLFANKNVLQNLTLAPIKAGILDKESAEKRADELLKSVGLSDKKFAYPHKLSGGQKQRIAIARSLAMEPEVILFDEPTSALDPEMIGEVLDIMKDVAARGITMLVVTHEMGFARNVANRIFFMDKGKIAVDDTPKNVFTNPQHERLKEFLGKILNH
- a CDS encoding amino acid ABC transporter permease, which produces MKAQNLAKFLFFIIIVSLGAYFFYPRDLSEAQEIAYIKSYGVTLGLTIGGIAIGITLGFTLAFIKFLNIKVLNFIIDEYIDILRGTPVILQLLIFSVVIFATWSDNFYVALIALGLNSSAYVAEIVRSGINSVDKGQMEAARAMGLNYYVSMREIVFPQATKNILPALANEFISLFKETSVVGYISVVDITMQSKSLQAVFYSPEPVIFTGIVYYVSVKFFTLLTKLLERRLNRHD
- the putP gene encoding sodium/proline symporter PutP translates to MSFGSYLAIAIYFGFLLFIGRYFYDKNASMNEYLLDNRRMGPVVTALSAGASDMSGWMLLGVPGALYATGIANVWMIIGLIIGAYCNYLFLAKRLRIYTEVASDSITIPDFLENRFKDRTKILRIISGLIILIFFTLYVSSGIIAGGKTFESFFGLKFAYGAVFTLVIVVFYTFFGGFKAVSITDAFQGLLMFCVLVSIPVVAYLNLDLPSDTNLLKEISKLDTNHLNPFRDQTFWGILGLMAWGFGYFGQPHIIVRFMAIRDSKELAKARRIGIGWMSIGLLGAIMSGLIGFVYFSQRGGLSDPETVFLKLGELLFPPFFIGIIISAVLSAIMSTISSQLLVTSSSVTKDFIFAFYKKEISQNTQTAISRYAVVVVAIVATILAFISTDNVLNVVGNAWAGFGASFGPVLLFSLYWKRMSALGALAGMIAGGATVIFWITSGLNVYVYEILPGIIASCIAIISVSIWGDAINKMTSEPHEQVIKDEFEKMKTRL
- a CDS encoding methyl-accepting chemotaxis protein is translated as MNNLGIKSKIMAIVIVSLIGLGIMSAYMLNGILKTRSKAEFSEKIVDTIISQNNFIHEMQKERGFSSGVLAGGDNKNLLEQRKKVDAALDKLEEKNEIVSEINSIRSNVDQKSGNDLISRITKILRKEVIAINGYSDKLEPSLVDDLKRIIIVGEIKESLGILRATLNGVFTKKSISKEDYNKVVALNSVINKFMQDFDDYNPKEFSDEFDAIARKKADFIDAMNIIKNVVATEDVSYDAASWFSKISISIEALRELELKLLDNMQKDAIRIKGDANTELIISSIVIAICILLMLLISTLIGKNLISGIDQTKNGLVRFFDFLNYKSNKAEFLDRSGSDEIGQMSALINENIKQIEANLSEQNNFIKEANTFVNQIGKGNYVAQLNADTSNPALSQLKQTFKDLQIALKHAIAENGDDVLNLLESFKKQDFTKRLEDDGKMAVGINALGEEIAKMLRANLDQAHVLEEKAESLSQSMKELTQGANVQASSLQESAAAVEQMSSSMNAISQKTSDVIRQSDEIKNIITIIRDIADQTNLLALNAAIEAARAGEHGRGFAVVADEVRKLAERTQKSLTEIEANTNVLAQSINEMSESIKEQSEGINMINQSVAQIDTLTKENVVIVNKANEVTSDVDDMAKAIVNEVRKSKF